From Acetomicrobium thermoterrenum DSM 13490:
ATCCTGCATATGTTTGGATAACATACCACCGACGCTCGTTTTTGTCACTCATCACCGAAAAGGGGGCCGTTTGGGCCCCCTCACCCCCCTAATGCTCTATTTTTATGATACAAGGGCTCTTTAATGTCGATCCCTTAGAGATCCTTCAAAAATTCTACGGCAGTTAATAACTCCTCGAAAAACACTACCCTACAACTTTTGAGAAAACTGCAGTAAATATCAAATCCAGAACGCCTAAATAGGCCGAGACCAACAGGGTAACACCTATAACCAGCAACGTAGATATCCAAACTTGCTTTCTGTTTGGCCACGTAACCCTCCTAAGCTCTGCCCGCGCTTCTCTCAAAAAATTCATAACCTTTCCCAAATTCTTTTCCTCCTGCTATATGAGGTAAGAAAACGAAAAGCTCTATAAATGCGGAACCGCAATCCTATCCCTAATATAGAACCTACCTGTAAACCAAATGAAATTCAATACAACAGACTCATGAAAACCCTATTGAACAGACACACAGGACAGCAACCAACATAAGACATATTGGCACTTGCCGAAGTATATTATCATGCACATATTTTATAAGTCAAGCGAATCGGCTTCGTGATCTTTGATGTGTAAATTTAACCTAAACTATATAATAACAGATAACAACAACAAAGAGGTTATTGAAACAAATATACCCTTTCGAAGGGAGGCATCATCTTGAAATGCCTATTTATCATATTGGATGGTTTGGGAGACAGAGGCATATCCGACTGGAACCAGAACACTCCCCTGCAAAAAGCCCATACACCGACACTTGATTATTTAGCAAGTGTCGGAGCTAACGGATCTTTGACTGCCCTCTGCAAAGGTGCGCCCCTGCCCAGCGAAATTGCTCACTTTTTAATATTTGGTTATGCCATTGAAGATTTCCCCGGAAGGGGAGTCATAGAAGCCTTGGGTTACGATTTCGAAGTCAGCTTCGACGAAGTTTTCGTTCTCGTGAAACTGTTGTCCGTAAAAGAAATTGACGACACTCTTTATCTTGCAGAGGAAAAGCCACCTGCAGACGAAGAAACGATAATGTCATTGATAGATGATATACGATATTTTAGACATAAAGGCATAGAGGTCGAATTTAAGCCAACGCACGGCATAGACGGCATCCTAAAACTGTCTGGCAATGTATCCTCCCAAATTTCTGACTCTAATCCTATTTTTAACGGTCGCCCCCTTTTGCAAATTGAATCCCTGGAGGGAGCCGAAAACCTCGACGCAGCAAATCAAACTGCAGAGGTGTTGAACAAATATATTCTGTGGGCTCATTTAAAATTAGCCTCAAATCCCCTAAACAGCAAAAGAAAAGACTTGGGCTTGCCGCCCATAAATGCTGCGGCAACCCAAAGAGCTGGAAAATTAAAAAAGATAAAAAGCTTTGAGGAAAAATGGAAACTTAGATCGGAAGCTTTCGTGTCTTCGGCTTTATATACAGGCATAGGCAAAATATTTGACATGAAAGTTCATAGATTTAACATAAAAGATCCTTATGAAGACCTGCTTGCAAAACTAAAACAGGCAGTCGAATCCGAAAAAGATTTTTGCTTCGTCCATACGAAGGCTCCGGACGTCGCAGCTCACACCCGCATCCCGGAAAATAAGGTAAAGGTCATCGAATCACTTGATAGTGCTCTTGGAAAGATCTTGCCGGAATTGGACTTCAACGAAACCCTGCTGGTGATAACTGCCGACCACTCCACTCCAAGCGTTGGTGACATGATACATTCCGGAGAAAGCGTGCCGCTATTGATAGTTGGCAAATACCTTCGAAGAGATAAAGTCGTCAATTTCGACGAGATATCATGCCTCTACGGCTCCCTTGGCGAAGTCAGAGGAAATGAAATTATGCCCATGATCCTAAATTTCATGGACAGGGCAGATCTTTACGGAATGCAATACGGACAATGTCCCTTACGCATTAGCCGTGACAAATCGTTAGGGTGATTAATTATGAAAAGAGAAAAGCTACTTGAGATTTTTGCCACAAAACCTGATATAATAACTGAATTTCCGGAATGGATGCTTTCCTTAGAAAAAGTAATGAATATTCATTCAAGGGGATCTGCCGTAATAGGAGAGATAGCCGGTAGGGACAGCATTGTGGCTATCCTAAAAGCCCACGAACTTCACCATTTTTCTTTTCTTCTGCCTTCCATCGTTTACACGGGAACTGAGTACGGAAACCCTGAAATTATGATAAAAAGGCTCGATTTTGTAAAGAAAGAGCTCGCCAAAAGGGACGCTCACACCTTTGAGCCGGTAATTCACGGTTCTCCGAAATTATGGATGCAACTTTGCGCTAGCTCCTTCGAAATCTCAATAGAAAGATGGGGGTTTTACACCCCCTGCATAGCCTGCCACCTCTACCTTCACATCATGAGAGCTCTTCTAGCCATTAAACTCAAAATCTCAAGAATTGTCACCGGAGAAAGAAGTTCCCACGAAGGTGTGATTAAGCTCAACCAGCTTCCCTACGTCCTTGAATCATTCAAGGATTTTTTTGCAAGTTATGGGATCGAGCTTATGCAGCCCCTTAAAAATATTGCCTCAAACGAGGAAATGGCAAAAATCGCAGGCCCTGAAGAAGGAAAAAATCTCGAACAACTTGGCTGCGTTATGTCAGGCAACTATAAAGACCTGAGTAAAATTCGCGAACTACCGATCGAGGAATACCTACATGCCGAATTACTGCCCAAGGCAAAGGAGATGATCGATAAAATCTTAACCTCGGGTTAGTCAAACGAAATAATAAATTCCCATTTCGAAAGGAGTAAGTTTTATTGCGCCATTCAAATCGCTGTCGCATAAAATCCAGTCCGACGCTCCTAAATTTGCAATAAAAAACCCTGACTGAGAATATTCTCAGTCAGGGTGTATATTCTGGCAGGCCCGGCAGGATTCGAACCTGCAACCCCCGGATTTGGAGTCCGGTGCTCTGCCAATTCGAGCTACGGACCTGCTTGCAAGAGCTATTTTATACTACTTCGTCTCCTTGTGCAAGGTGTGTTTATTACACCACCGGCAAAATTTCTTCTTCTCGAGTTTCTTGGACTGTTTCTTCTTGTTAACAGTTGTCACGTAATTTCGGCGCTTGCACTCGGTGCACTCCAATCCAACTACATCGGCCATTCATATCCCCCCTTTCACTTTTAAGGGGACTTACTTGTCCAGTATGTCCGTTACTACGCCGGCACCTACTGTACGTCCGCCTTCCCTTATGGCAAACCTCAAGCCCTTCTCCAAGGCTACGGGAACTATGAGCTTCACTTCTATGTTGGCGTTGTCTCCGGGCATTACCATCTCTACGCCCTCGGGCAGGGTTATCTCACCGGTGACGTCGGTGGTCCTGAAGTAAAACTGAGGTTTGTAGCCGTTGAAGAAGGGGGTATGTCTTCCGCCTTCTTCCTTCTTCAGGACGTATATCTCGGCTTTGAAGTGTTTATGGGGAGTTATGGTGCCGGGTTTTGCCACTACCTGGCCCCTTTCCACGTCGTCTTTGCCCACGCCCCGAAGGAGTATTCCAATGTTGTCTCCCGCTATGGCCTCGTCTAAGATCTTTCTGAACATCTCAAGGGAGGTGGCCACAGTCTTTATCTTGTCCTCCCTCATGCCTACGATCTCCACTTCCTCGCCTGAGTTTATCTTTCCTCTTTCGACCCTGCCGGTGACGACGGTACCGCGTCCCGTTATGGAGAAGACGTCCTCAATGGGCATGAGGAAGGGCTGATCCACGGGACGCTCCGGAAGGGGTATGTAGCTGTCGCAGGCGTCCATGAGCTCCCATATCCTGCCGCACCACTGACACTCCCTCTTGCCGCAGCCGCACTCCAGGGCCTTCAAGGCGGAGCCTCTTATCACGGGGACTTCGTCTCCCGGGAAGTCGTAGCTTGAAAGGAGATCTCTCACTTCCATCTCGACAAGGTCCAACAATTCCTCGTCGTCCACCATGTCCACCTTGTTCATGAAGACCACCATGGAGGGGACGTTGACCTGCCTTGCCAAAAGGACATGTTCCCTCGTCTGCGGCATGGGCCCGTCGGCAGCGGATACGACTAATATGGCTCCGTCCATCTGGGCTGCTCCGGTGATCATGTTCTTTATGTAGTCGGCGTGTCCGGGGCAGTCTATGTGGGCGTAGTGTCTGTGGTCGGTCTGGTACTCCACGTGGGATATGCTTATCGTTATGCCCCGTTCCCTCTCCTCAGGGGCCTTGTCTATCTCGTCGAAGGGGGTGAAGTCAGCAAATCCCTGGGTGGAAAGGGTCCTGGTTATAGCGGCGGTCAAGGTTGTCTTGCCGTGGTCGATGTGCCCTATGGTTCCTATGTTTAAATGTGGTTTCATCCTCTCAAACTTTGCCTTTGCCATGCTTGTCAGCCTCCCTTAAACTAACCTGATCGTGCATTGCTAACCCTTAACGACTTCAAGAAGACGGCCGTTACCTTCTCCTGCTGCCCTTTTCTTGCACGTTTGCAAATAATTTCCCGGCAACATACTAAAAGAGATCCGAAACAACCCATGCGTCTCGGACCTCTAGCATTCTGGAGCCGACTGCCGGAATCGAACCGGCGACCCCTTCCTTACCATGGAAGTGCTCTGCCTGCTGAGCTAAGTCGGCTTAATGGTGGGGGGAGCAGGATTTGAACCTGCGAAGGCGTCCGCCGGCAGATTTACAGTCTGCTGCCTTTGGCCACTTGGCTATCCCCCCAAAAGCCAACCAAATAAACCGGCTCGCGAAAATGATTATACAAGGACCTCGTGGTTTGTCAACTTCAAAACCTCTACATGGGCGAAATTACGGCATAACCGGTTCAAAGGAAAGGGGCGGCATCCCCACAGAAAAGCCAAAAGTCCAATCGCTACGATCATCATATAAAGCAAATACGTTCAAGTCAATAAGCCTGTTGGGAATATTAAGCCTTATCCCAACTTCCCAAATATCATCAAAGCTATTCCAATCGTCATCCATGGCGTAACCTACAGCGCCGAAGAATTCGGGTTCAAACCTTGCAAACCAGCCTCTTATCAGGGCGCTTTTTAGGCCTACTCTGGCCCAGGCCGTGTTATCCGCCATAACAGGATGTCCGTAACGACTTAACAGTTCTCCGTGACCTCCAAGGTAAGATGCCCAAGCAGGAGTGCTCGCATCCCCTTTCTCCAAACCTCCGGAAAAATTCAGGCTCAACTTATCCCCAACGGAAAAAGAAGAATAAAAGTCCAAATGCCCAAGCAACGTTTCTCCTTCAGGATACCATAGCACTCCTTTGGCTTCAAAATATCCCTTTGACTTATCTGTTGATTTATTCTTATAAAAAAGTTTGACCATTGGGCCCCAATGATGATCGCTTCCATCACCATCTATGTAATCGAAGGCGAACCCTCCGCTAAAGGGCAGTAAGTCTTCGTCGACCTTGCTGAATCCCAAATACAAAAAAGACCTCTTCCAATCTACTTTTCCACTGTTTTCAGGAGAAATCTCCCAATCTTGA
This genomic window contains:
- a CDS encoding alkaline phosphatase family protein, yielding MKCLFIILDGLGDRGISDWNQNTPLQKAHTPTLDYLASVGANGSLTALCKGAPLPSEIAHFLIFGYAIEDFPGRGVIEALGYDFEVSFDEVFVLVKLLSVKEIDDTLYLAEEKPPADEETIMSLIDDIRYFRHKGIEVEFKPTHGIDGILKLSGNVSSQISDSNPIFNGRPLLQIESLEGAENLDAANQTAEVLNKYILWAHLKLASNPLNSKRKDLGLPPINAAATQRAGKLKKIKSFEEKWKLRSEAFVSSALYTGIGKIFDMKVHRFNIKDPYEDLLAKLKQAVESEKDFCFVHTKAPDVAAHTRIPENKVKVIESLDSALGKILPELDFNETLLVITADHSTPSVGDMIHSGESVPLLIVGKYLRRDKVVNFDEISCLYGSLGEVRGNEIMPMILNFMDRADLYGMQYGQCPLRISRDKSLG
- the tuf gene encoding elongation factor Tu, translating into MAKAKFERMKPHLNIGTIGHIDHGKTTLTAAITRTLSTQGFADFTPFDEIDKAPEERERGITISISHVEYQTDHRHYAHIDCPGHADYIKNMITGAAQMDGAILVVSAADGPMPQTREHVLLARQVNVPSMVVFMNKVDMVDDEELLDLVEMEVRDLLSSYDFPGDEVPVIRGSALKALECGCGKRECQWCGRIWELMDACDSYIPLPERPVDQPFLMPIEDVFSITGRGTVVTGRVERGKINSGEEVEIVGMREDKIKTVATSLEMFRKILDEAIAGDNIGILLRGVGKDDVERGQVVAKPGTITPHKHFKAEIYVLKKEEGGRHTPFFNGYKPQFYFRTTDVTGEITLPEGVEMVMPGDNANIEVKLIVPVALEKGLRFAIREGGRTVGAGVVTDILDK
- the secE gene encoding preprotein translocase subunit SecE — its product is MGKVMNFLREARAELRRVTWPNRKQVWISTLLVIGVTLLVSAYLGVLDLIFTAVFSKVVG
- the rpmG gene encoding 50S ribosomal protein L33, whose amino-acid sequence is MADVVGLECTECKRRNYVTTVNKKKQSKKLEKKKFCRWCNKHTLHKETK